A stretch of the Bacillus sp. FJAT-18017 genome encodes the following:
- a CDS encoding PfkB family carbohydrate kinase, giving the protein MKQEKYVVVVGGLNMDLAGISGPGFKEGDSNIGTIKLSEGGVGQNIAQNLVKLNVPVYLVTTYGDDYFGEILSAECQKKSISLEYAEQLPGKRSSTYLYVTNSDGDMVVGINDMDIINHITPEFLRERIDFINNAAVCVIDGNIPKQSVEWLAEHCQAPIFVDPVSVAKVGRFENVLDKIDTFKPNAIEAEYLTGIKITDEATAKKAAQHLIDQGVKNVFISLGSLGILCASQNEMMIVPILSTKIVSANGAGDCTMATITWARHHFGASLPLIEVGQFTQSAASITLESAHSVSPELTVTNVIRRAQRYLEKEAEN; this is encoded by the coding sequence TTGAAACAAGAAAAATATGTCGTCGTTGTAGGTGGTTTAAATATGGACCTGGCAGGTATTTCTGGTCCTGGGTTTAAGGAAGGCGATTCAAATATTGGAACGATTAAATTAAGCGAAGGTGGCGTAGGTCAAAATATTGCCCAAAACTTAGTTAAATTAAATGTTCCTGTCTATTTAGTTACAACTTATGGTGATGATTATTTTGGAGAAATTCTAAGTGCAGAATGCCAGAAGAAATCGATCAGCTTGGAATACGCCGAACAACTGCCGGGGAAAAGAAGTTCAACGTATTTGTACGTAACAAATAGTGATGGCGATATGGTTGTTGGCATCAATGATATGGATATTATTAACCATATTACACCAGAGTTTCTACGGGAGCGGATCGACTTTATCAACAACGCAGCTGTTTGTGTGATTGATGGAAATATTCCGAAACAGTCGGTTGAATGGCTGGCAGAACATTGTCAGGCACCAATCTTTGTTGATCCAGTGTCGGTCGCGAAGGTAGGCCGATTCGAAAACGTATTAGATAAGATTGATACCTTTAAACCAAATGCCATTGAGGCCGAGTATCTAACCGGAATCAAGATTACCGATGAGGCAACTGCTAAAAAAGCAGCACAACATCTAATTGATCAAGGCGTTAAAAATGTTTTTATTTCCCTTGGTTCCCTAGGAATCCTATGTGCAAGCCAAAATGAAATGATGATCGTTCCAATTTTAAGTACAAAAATCGTTAGCGCGAACGGTGCAGGGGATTGTACGATGGCAACTATTACTTGGGCCCGCCATCATTTTGGGGCATCTTTACCCTTAATCGAAGTGGGACAGTTTACCCAATCAGCAGCCAGCATCACGCTAGAAAGCGCACACTCTGTATCACCTGAACTTACAGTGACAAACGTTATTAGGAGAGCACAACGCTACCTAGAAAAAGAAGCGGAAAATTAA
- a CDS encoding pseudouridine-5'-phosphate glycosidase: MKQYLEFSAEVQKAQEEGKAIVALESTIISHGMPYPQNVHMAREVEQIVRDNGAVPATIAIIDGKIKIGLTDDELELFGKSSDVAKVSRRDLAAIVATKKLGATTVASTMICAELAGINIFVTGGIGGVHRGAEKTMDISADLDELAQTNVAVICAGAKSILDLALTLEYLETKGVPVIGYETDVLPAFYTRSSEHKLNFSTDSIDVIAETLKTKWELNLKGGAVIANPIPEEHAMDEDYINGIIAQAVKEAEENNIVGKDSTPFLLGKIKELTEGKSLVANIELVKHNAKVGSQIAVTFNNLK, from the coding sequence ATGAAACAATATCTTGAATTTTCAGCAGAAGTACAAAAAGCACAAGAAGAAGGCAAAGCAATTGTAGCATTGGAGTCAACAATTATTTCTCACGGAATGCCTTATCCGCAAAACGTGCACATGGCTCGTGAGGTAGAGCAAATCGTTCGTGACAACGGGGCGGTACCTGCAACAATCGCAATTATTGACGGAAAAATTAAAATTGGTTTAACAGATGATGAATTAGAGCTATTCGGTAAAAGCTCGGATGTTGCCAAGGTATCAAGACGCGATTTAGCAGCAATCGTTGCAACGAAAAAGCTTGGTGCAACTACTGTTGCTTCCACGATGATCTGTGCTGAACTAGCTGGCATCAACATCTTTGTCACTGGCGGTATCGGCGGTGTTCACAGAGGCGCTGAAAAAACTATGGATATTTCCGCCGATCTTGACGAGTTGGCACAAACAAATGTTGCGGTTATTTGTGCGGGTGCAAAATCGATTCTTGATTTAGCTCTTACGCTCGAGTACCTTGAAACAAAAGGTGTGCCTGTTATCGGTTATGAAACAGATGTGCTTCCAGCATTCTATACAAGAAGCAGTGAACATAAATTAAATTTCTCAACTGATTCAATTGACGTTATTGCGGAAACATTGAAAACGAAATGGGAATTAAACCTTAAAGGTGGAGCAGTCATCGCTAACCCAATTCCAGAAGAGCATGCGATGGATGAGGATTATATCAATGGCATTATTGCTCAAGCGGTTAAAGAGGCCGAAGAAAATAACATTGTTGGAAAAGACAGTACACCATTTTTGCTTGGAAAAATTAAAGAATTAACAGAAGGAAAAAGTCTTGTTGCCAATATCGAGTTAGTTAAGCATAATGCGAAAGTTGGAAGCCAAATCGCTGTTACTTTCAACAACCTTAAATAA
- a CDS encoding PfkB family carbohydrate kinase, with translation MITARENEILNMIKENPLISQNDLAERLNITRASAASHIHNLTKKGYISGRGYILREPAFVCVIGGINMDIFGIPKEELIEHNSNPGKITFSLGGAGRNIAMNLTKLEVTSYLISVFGADVNGEKFISDAMENGMDIQHCKKLEGERTSTYLYIDEPNGQLKVGIDDMDIYKKITPEFLNKKIDLINSSQYCVIDTNLPKESIEWLFDNCKVPIIVKTVSLNKNYKLINGLNKINTLILTPSELKQITDKFNSEETSVEKRMNILLDKGVQHVIVFSSVKRHLLFKSKENTTEMDTEFNSSANTNGASAALTAAVVWGLMNEMNWQETLKFAYATAIHCMESHNSVNYDLSVPLIRRRMGV, from the coding sequence ATGATAACTGCTAGAGAAAACGAAATTTTAAATATGATTAAGGAAAATCCACTAATCTCTCAAAATGACTTAGCGGAACGATTAAATATTACTCGTGCTAGTGCGGCATCACATATTCATAATCTTACAAAAAAAGGATACATCAGTGGCAGAGGGTATATTTTAAGAGAGCCTGCTTTTGTTTGCGTGATTGGCGGGATTAATATGGACATATTTGGGATTCCGAAAGAGGAATTAATTGAACATAACTCAAATCCTGGCAAAATCACTTTTTCATTAGGCGGTGCTGGGAGAAATATTGCTATGAATTTAACTAAGCTAGAAGTGACGAGTTATTTAATTTCGGTTTTCGGAGCTGACGTGAATGGGGAGAAGTTTATTTCGGATGCAATGGAAAACGGCATGGATATCCAACATTGCAAGAAACTTGAGGGGGAGCGCACTTCAACCTATCTCTATATTGATGAGCCAAATGGCCAATTAAAAGTTGGAATCGATGATATGGATATTTATAAAAAAATTACTCCGGAATTTTTAAATAAAAAAATCGATCTTATCAATAGTTCGCAATACTGTGTAATCGATACAAATCTCCCAAAGGAATCGATTGAATGGTTGTTTGATAATTGTAAAGTCCCAATTATTGTGAAAACAGTTTCCTTAAACAAAAACTATAAGTTAATCAACGGACTCAACAAAATCAACACGTTAATCCTTACACCCAGTGAATTAAAACAAATTACCGATAAATTTAACTCCGAGGAAACGTCGGTTGAAAAGAGGATGAACATCCTATTGGACAAAGGAGTCCAACATGTAATCGTTTTTTCTTCCGTCAAACGACACCTTCTCTTTAAAAGCAAAGAAAACACAACCGAAATGGATACAGAATTTAACAGCAGTGCAAATACCAACGGAGCCAGCGCTGCACTGACCGCTGCAGTCGTTTGGGGTCTTATGAACGAAATGAATTGGCAAGAAACACTAAAATTCGCTTACGCCACAGCGATCCACTGCATGGAATCACATAACTCCGTCAACTACGACCTATCCGTCCCCCTCATCAGGCGGAGAATGGGTGTATAG